Proteins encoded together in one Electrophorus electricus isolate fEleEle1 chromosome 9, fEleEle1.pri, whole genome shotgun sequence window:
- the klf3 gene encoding Krueppel-like factor 3, translating to MLMCDYPVKADMDMGYPSLVSSQAEPFGVILAVHQYPPQFAPQYPPHFSCPPYSSPSPPRSPAHSQLEPVDLSLGKKPSPSSPSSSCSSSSSSRATPPSPHGSLSPITTSRSHSASAPGSTSGSPQPRLLTPPMTLPFPTVLTPLVPTAGPGLIPVLPSVMLPSMPLLYPPPLLPSPLMLSPTTPDDQQGGATTFKAVSSIKSEVCQDNQPIKSEPRTEHSLSTYSQEIPSPPIPRNYNEANTHSVIVHTRKVESPDPLKKRRIHRCDFGGCNKVYTKSSHLKAHRRTHTGEKPYKCMWEGCTWKFARSDELTRHYRKHTGVKPFQCPDCDRNFSRSDHLALHKKRHLLV from the exons ATGCTCATGTGTGACTACCCAGTAAAGGCAGACATGGACATG GGCTACCCCTCCTTGGTGAGCTCCCAGGCCGAGCCCTTCGGCGTCATCCTGGCCGTGCACCAGTACCCCCCTCAGTTTGCCCCTCAGTACCCGCCCCATTTTTCTTGCCCACCCTACAgtagcccctccccccctcgCAGCCCCGCACACTCGCAGCTGGAGCCCGTGGACCTGTCGCTGGGCAAGAAGCCCTCtccttcctcaccctcctcgtcctgctcctcctcctcctcgtccagAGCCACGCCTCCGTCCCCGCACGGGAGCCTCAGCCCCATCACCACGTCCCGCTCCCACTCCGCCTCCGCGCCAGGATCCACTTCCGGGTCACCCCAGCCCAGACTCCTGACTCCGCCCATGACGCTGCCGTTTCCCACC gtgttGACCCCGCTGGTACCCACAGCAGGTCCTGGCCTCATCCCGGTCCTGCCCAGCGTCATGCTGCCCTCCATGCCCCTGCTCTACCCACCCCCTCTCCTGCCCTCACCCCTCATGCTGTCACCCACTACACCTGATGACCAGCAGGGCGGTGCCACCACATTCAAAGCCG TGTCTTCCATAAAATCAGAGGTCTGCCAAGACAACCAGCCAATCAAATCAGAGCCCCGCACTGAGCATTCTCTGAGCACATACAGCCAGGAAATCCCATCACCACCCATACCGCGGAATTACAACGA GGCGAACACACATTCAGTGATTGTGCACACCCGTAAGGTGGAGTCACCAGATCCTCTGAAGAAACGACGCATTCATCGCTGTGATTTCGGCGGCTGCAATAAAGTCTACACCAAGAGCTCGCACTTAAAAGcccacagacgcacacacacag gcgAGAAGCCATATAAGTGTATGTGGGAGGGATGCACATGGAAGTTTGCACGCTCAGACGAGCTGACACGTCACTACCGCAAGCACACGGGTGTGAAGCCGTTCCAGTGTCCTGACTGTGACCGCAACTTCTCTCGCTCTGACCACCTCGCTCTCCACAAGAAACGCCACCTGTTGGTCTGA